One window of Puntigrus tetrazona isolate hp1 chromosome 14, ASM1883169v1, whole genome shotgun sequence genomic DNA carries:
- the smim19 gene encoding small integral membrane protein 19: MGGYGVMADEESLDYSVHEAWNEATNVYLLVILVSFALLMYARKNKRKIMRIFTLPPTAGSSSEPNFYDSLQKVRLRQQLEMYSLARKYDQQHQQCQSDSVQLSME; the protein is encoded by the exons ATGGGCGGGTACGGGGTGATGGCCGATGAGGAGTCTTTGGATTATTCAGTACATGAAGCCTGGAACGAGGCCACTAATGTTTACCTGCTGGTTATTTTGGTCAGCTTCGCCCTGCTTATGTACGCCAGAAA AAATAAGAGGAAGATCATGCGTATATTTACACTGCCACCGACAGCGGGCAGCTCTTCGGAGCCCAACTTTTACGACAGTCTGCAGAAGGTCCGGCTGAGACAACAGCTGGAAATGTATTCACTCG CTCGTAAATACGACCAGCAGCACCAGCAGTGTCAGTCAGACAGTGTGCAGCTGTCGATGGAGTGA